A DNA window from Camelina sativa cultivar DH55 chromosome 17, Cs, whole genome shotgun sequence contains the following coding sequences:
- the LOC104754420 gene encoding pre-mRNA-splicing factor 18-like, with protein MDLLKEEILKKRKKLDEESGGKKFFKRSEIEQKKIQKLREEERRENEIKAQRRAAGGDGKLSGASSASGSSNATASASSLSDAAAAANADSKSLTDERNIENLILPRQEVIRRLRFLKQPMTLFGEDDQARLDRLNYVLKEGLFEVDSDMNEGQTNDFLRDIAELKKRQKSGIMGGRKRKSRDERGRDQGDRGETREDDLSGGESSDVDADKDMERLKANFEDLCDEDKILVFYKKLLIEWKQELDAMENTERRTATGKKMVATFKQCARYLTPLFNLCRKKGLPGDIRQALMVMVNHCIKRDYLAAMDHYIKLAIGNAPWPIGVTMVGIHERSAREKIFTNSVAHIMNDETTRKYLQSVKRLMTFCQRRYPTMPSKAVEFNSLANGSDLQSLLAEERFFGGDRERVSEERLRLMPSQSES; from the exons ATGGATCTGCTCAAGGAAGAGATTCTGAAGAAACGTAAGAAGCTAGATGAGGAATCTGGTGGCAAGAAGTTCTTCAAAAGATCTGAGATCGAGCAGAAGAAAATCCAGAAGCTTCGAGAGGAAGAACGACGCGAGAACGAGATTAAAGCTCAGCGGAGAGCCGCCGGTGGAGATGGTAAACTATCCGGTGCTTCATCTGCTTCTGGTTCTTCTAACGCTACTGCATCTGCGTCTTCCTTATCAGacgctgctgctgctgctaacGCCGACTCCAAATCCCTAACCGACGAGCGAAACATCGAAAACCTAATTCTCCCGAGACAGGAAGTGATTCGTCGTTTGAGATTCCTCAAGCAGCCGATGACTCTCTTCGGAGAAGATGATCAAGCGCGTCTCGATCGACTCAACTACGTGTTGAAGGAAGGGTTGTTCGAGGTTGATAGCGATATGAACGAAGGGCAGACGAATGATTTCTTGCGTGACATCGCAGAGCTTAAGAAGAGGCAGAAGAGTGGTATCATGGGAGGTAGGAAGAGGAAGAGTAGAGATGAGAGAGGTAGAGATCAAGGTGACAGAGGTGAAACGAGGGAAGATGATCTTAGTGGTGGTGAATCGAGTGATGTTGATGCTGATAAGGATATGGAGCGTTTGAAAGCCAACTTTGAGGATCTGTGCGATGAGGATAAGATCCTTGTGTTTTACAAGAAGCTGTTGATTGAATGGAAACAGGAGCTTGATGCCATGGAGAACACTGAGCGGAGAACTGCCACAGGGAAAAAGATGGTAGCCACTTTTAAGCAGTGTGCTAGGTATCTTACTCCTCTCTTCAACTTATGCAGGAAGAAG GGTTTACCAGGTGACATTCGTCAAGCTTTAATGGTGATGGTTAACCACTGCATAAAGCGAGACTATCTCGCTGCAATGGACCACTACATCAAACTAGCTATCGGGAACGCGCCATGGCCCATTGGAGTGACTATGGTTGGTATTCATGAACGTTCAGCTCGAGAGAAGATTTTCACCAACAGTGTTGCTCACATCATGAATGATGAAACCACTCGCAAGTATCTTCAGTCAGTTAAAAGACTGATGACTTTCTGTCAAAGACGTTACCCAACGATGCCTTCTAAAGCCGTTGAGTTCAATAGCTTAGCCAACGGAAGCGACTTACAATCCTTACTCGCCGAAGAGAGATTCTTTGGTGGTGATCGTGAACGAGTCTCGGAGGAGAGACTCCGCCTTATGCCTTCTCAGAGCGAAAGCTag
- the LOC104754419 gene encoding N-alpha-acetyltransferase 20: MTTIRRFSCNDLLRFTSVNLDHLTETFNMSFYMTYLARWPDYFHVAEGPGNRVMGYIMGKVEGQGESWHGHVTAVTVSPEYRRQQLAKKLMNLLEDISDKIDKAYFVDLFVRASNTPAIKMYEKLGYIIYRRVLRYYSGEEDGLDMRKALSRDVEKKSVIPLKRPITPDELEYD, encoded by the exons atgaCAACGATACGTAGATTCAGCTGCAACGACCTTCTCCGATTCACTTCTGTGAATCTAGACCACCTCACTGAAACA TTCAATATGTCCTTCTACATGACCTACTTAGCGAGATGGCCTGACTATTTTCATGTTGCCGAAGGTCCTGGCAATCGTGTCATGGGTTACA TTATGGGTAAAGTTGAAGGACAAGGTGAATCCTGGCATGGTCATGTGACAGCCGTCACTGTCTCTCCAGAATATCGCAGGCAGCAACTCGCAAAGAAACTGATGAACCTTCTGGAAGATATCAGTGATAAGAT TGATAAAGCCTACTTTGTGGATCTTTTCGTAAGAGCTTCCAACACGCCAGCCATCAAGATGTATGAAAAG cTTGGCTACATAATCTATAGGCGGGTATTACGCTATTATTCAGGAGAGGAAGATGGATTAG ATATGAGGAAGGCATTATCAAGAGATGTAGAGAAAAAGTCTGTGATTCCTCTCAAGAGACCTATCACACCCGATGAACTAGAGTATGATTAA
- the LOC104754437 gene encoding probable transmembrane GTPase FZO-like, chloroplastic isoform X2, whose translation MRTLISHWQCVTSPFLISATTPPFPSRCCRLASSSSFSPSRHRRLSSLSIRNVSHESADQTSSSRPRTLYPGGYKRPELAVPGLLLRLDADEVMSGNREETLDLVDRALAKSVQIVVIDGGATAGKLYEAACLLKSLVKGRAYLLIAERVDIASAVGATGVALSDEGLPAIVARNTLMGSNPDSVVLPLVARIVKDVDSALSASSSEGADFLILGSGEDEQVGLLAESLLKSVKIPIFVTCRSKGEEAKEELQLLKSGASGFVISLKDLRSSRDVALRQCLDGPYVVNYETRNGNESILNEKPFVEATDLLEKKNSAGFIKLEDKQKQVIEMEKSALRETIEIIHKAAPLMEEVSLLIDAVSRIDEPFLMVIVGEFNSGKSTVINALLGKRYLKEGVTPTTNEITFLCYSDLESEEQQRCQMHPDGQYICYLPAPILKDINIVDTPGTNVILQRQQRLTEEFVPRADLLVFVLSADRPLTESEVAFLRYTQQWKKKFVFILNKADIYRDARELEEAISFVKENTRKLLNTENVILYPVSARSALEAKLSTASLVARDDLEVSDPGFSWRVQSFNELENFLYSFLDSSTATGMERIRLKLETPMVIAERLLSSVESLVRQDCLAAREDLASAEKIINQTKEYALKMEYESISWRRQALSLIDNARLQVVDLIGNTLRLSSFDLAISYVFKGENSASVAATSKVQGEILAPALSNAKK comes from the exons atgAGAACTCTAATCTCTCATTGGCAATGTGTGACGTCACCGTTTCTTATCTCCGCCACAACACCACCGTTTCCTAGCCGGTGCTGCCGATTAGCGTCGTCATCGTCCTTTTCTCCTTCACGTCATAGGCGTCTATCTTCTCTCTCGATCAGAAACGTTTCGCATGAATCCGCCGATCAGACTTCTTCTTCTAGGCCGCGAACTCTTTATCCTGGTGGTTACAAGCGTCCCGAACTCGCCGTTCCTGGTCTACTTCTCCGACTAGACGCGGATGAGGTTATGAGCGGGAATCGTGAAGAGACTCTCGATTTGGTCGACCGAGCGTTAGCTAAATCGGTTCAAATCGTTGTGATTGATGGTGGAGCTACCGCCGGTAAGCTCTACGAGGCGGCTTGTTTGCTGAAATCACTTGTTAAGGGTCGTGCTTACCTCTTGATCGCCGAACGTGTTGATATCGCCTCCGCCGTTGGTGCTACTGGTGTTGCTCTCTCCGACGAAG GTCTTCCGGCCATTGTGGCAAGAAACACATTGATGGGATCCAATCCCGACTCGGTAGTTCTTCCTTTGGTAGCTAGGATTGTGAAGGATGTTGATTCTGCTCTAAGTGCCTCTAGCTCTGAGGGTGCTGATTTCCTTATACTTGGATCTGGTGAAGATGAACAAGTGGGTTTATTGGCGGAATCTTTGTTGAAGAGCGTGAAAATACCCATTTTTGTGACTTGCAGAagcaaaggagaagaagctaaagaagaatTGCAGTTGCTGAAATCAGGCGCTTCTGGTTTTGTTATATCGTTGAAAGATCTGCGTTCTTCTAGGGATGTAGCTCTTCGCCAGTGTCTTGATGGACCTTATGTTGTGAATTATGAAACACGGAACGGGAATGAAAGCATCCTTAACGAAAAACCATTTGTTGAGGCTACTGACCTGCTGGAGAAAAAGAATTCTGCTGGCTTCATAAAATTAGAGGACAAACAGAAGCAAGTAATAGAAATGGAGAAATCAGCGTTGAGAGAGACGATTGAAATTATCCATAAGGCGGCTCCACTg ATGGAGGAAGTTTCCCTTCTAATTGATGCAGTTTCCCGGATTGATGAGCCGTTTTTAATGGTTATAGTG GGGGAATTTAACTCCGGAAAATCAACGGTTATCAATGCACTTCTTGGGAAGAGATACCTCAAAGAGGGGGTAACCCCCACTACCAACGAGATCACTTTTCTGTGCTACTCGGACTTGGAATCCGAAGAGCAACAACGCTGCCAAATGCATCCAGATGGCCAATACATCTGCTATCTTCCTGCACCAATACTTAAGGAT ATAAATATCGTTGACACACCTGGGACCAATGTGATCCTTCAAAGGCAACAACGTCTTACAGAAGAATTTGTTCCACGGGCAGATCTGCTTGTTTTCGTTCTTTCTGCTGACCGCCCTTTAACTGAAAGTGAG GTTGCGTTTCTCCGGTACACACAGCAATGGAAAAAGAAATTTGTGTTTATTCTGAATAAAGCTGATATCTACCGTGATGCTCGTGAG CTTGAGGAGGCTATTTCATTTGTTAAGGAGAATACACGGAAGTTGCTTAATACAGAAAATGTGATATTGTATCCGGTGTCCGCACGGTCTGCTCTCGAGGCGAAGCTTTCAACAGCTTCTTTAGTTGCCAGAGATGATCTTGAGGTTTCAGATCCTGGTTTTAGTTGGAGAGTCCAGAGCTTCAATGAACTCGAAAATTTTCTTTATAGCTTCTTGGATAGCTCAACTGCTACCGGGATGGAGAGAATAAGGCTTAAATTGGAGACACCTATGGTGATTGCTGAGCGTCTCCTTTCTTCTGTGGAATCTCTTGTGAGGCAAGATTGCCTAGCTGCTAGGGAAGACTTGGCTTCAGCAGAAAAGATTATCAATCAAACTAAAGAATACGCGCTTAAGATGGAATATGAGAGCATTTCTTGGAGAAGGCAGGCTCTCTCGTTG ATTGATAATGCCAGATTACAAGTTGTTGATCTTATAGGAAATACCCTGCGGCTATCAAGTTTCGATCTTGCGATCTCTTACGTGTTTAAAGGGGAAAACTCGGCCTCAGTGGCAGCTACATCCAAAGTTCAGGGTGAAATACTCGCTCCAGCACTCTCAAATGCTAAA AAATGA